One Methylosarcina fibrata AML-C10 DNA segment encodes these proteins:
- a CDS encoding pentapeptide repeat-containing protein, which produces MPNPTLPSQDASSPQIEKLLDSANSASQTVAALHVTFIAFTAYLGIIVWGTTHEDLLRISPVKLPILDVELPLTAFYSFAPWMVVLLHFNLLMQLELLSSKLWNLDGSLPDTTAGQQVRDRLFIFPFTHLIVGRSGGWLIRWLLSLVVGITVIALPLFILLAAQIRFLPFHGEAITWSQRFAVWVDALMLLALWPLIASPQDRAEEWWQNFAYKLLGYWPAWLGRTGIHVWNRLMRSGRHLWPNLSRREIELGPLREPGTEAKGMVVLMISVPLVVLLSLVAVVPGSMTVETYYALERNEPGEQAENSPFYFEDWLIRKVPESWLSVAAHKYGVATCTSLARAEKSEAAILQVVLGPCSWFDLGLFSRNLDLREARLVPKEVSLSLLTRATDPDKSIRDAAFKEFDGLNLQKRDLRYANLYGAVLPKADLRHARLQGAVLLKAKLQGVIGWDKTQFQGANLGGTQLQSASLIDANMHKADLRGAELQGADLSWASLQSADLRGANLQGADLSGAKLQGADLRGAVLQGAILRKANLQGAAMSYAKLQGADLVLAELETADLREVQFEGCDWSQAKLDAAFLGARSLSEWREPQRRKLETTLKLILDNEKFNEFQKRMTQAEEGLPVGKTASHKSCYSENSALLACDYRRPSQLAAYRSKALHPKLIALACSDTSIAAGIARRGYENPAEDGPDSGLAAALIEALDSSKSCPGLDALPEPIQQRLQDTAASQGR; this is translated from the coding sequence ATGCCCAATCCGACTTTGCCTTCTCAAGATGCTTCCTCGCCGCAGATCGAAAAACTGCTGGACTCGGCCAATTCCGCGTCGCAGACCGTGGCGGCTCTGCATGTGACTTTCATCGCGTTCACGGCTTATCTCGGCATTATCGTCTGGGGCACTACGCACGAAGACCTGCTGCGCATCAGCCCGGTCAAACTGCCGATTCTGGACGTGGAACTGCCGCTGACGGCCTTTTATTCCTTTGCGCCCTGGATGGTGGTCCTGCTGCATTTCAACCTGCTCATGCAGTTGGAGCTGCTCTCGTCCAAACTGTGGAATCTGGACGGCAGCCTGCCTGATACCACGGCGGGGCAGCAGGTGCGCGACCGCCTTTTCATCTTTCCGTTTACCCATCTTATCGTGGGCCGCTCCGGCGGCTGGTTGATCCGCTGGCTGTTGTCGCTGGTCGTGGGCATTACCGTCATTGCCCTGCCGTTATTCATCCTGCTGGCGGCACAGATCCGCTTTCTGCCGTTTCACGGCGAAGCCATCACCTGGTCGCAGCGTTTTGCGGTCTGGGTCGACGCTCTCATGCTGCTGGCGCTGTGGCCGTTGATCGCCTCGCCTCAGGACAGGGCCGAGGAATGGTGGCAAAACTTTGCCTACAAGCTGCTGGGTTACTGGCCCGCCTGGCTTGGGCGTACGGGGATTCACGTCTGGAACCGGCTGATGCGGTCCGGCCGGCATCTCTGGCCCAATCTGTCCCGGCGGGAAATCGAACTGGGGCCGCTTCGGGAGCCCGGAACGGAAGCGAAAGGCATGGTGGTCCTGATGATATCGGTGCCGCTGGTCGTGTTGCTCAGCCTTGTGGCCGTGGTGCCCGGAAGCATGACGGTGGAGACGTATTACGCCTTGGAAAGAAACGAGCCCGGCGAACAGGCCGAAAACTCTCCTTTTTATTTCGAAGACTGGCTGATCCGGAAAGTACCCGAGTCCTGGTTGAGCGTGGCCGCTCATAAATACGGAGTGGCTACCTGTACCTCACTGGCCCGGGCTGAAAAATCCGAAGCCGCCATCCTGCAGGTCGTGCTGGGCCCTTGTTCCTGGTTCGATTTGGGATTGTTTTCCCGCAACCTGGACCTCAGGGAGGCCCGGCTGGTGCCCAAGGAAGTCTCCTTGTCCTTGTTGACTCGCGCCACCGATCCCGATAAATCGATACGCGACGCCGCGTTCAAGGAATTCGACGGGCTCAATTTGCAAAAACGCGATCTGCGCTATGCCAATTTATACGGAGCCGTCCTGCCCAAAGCCGATTTGCGGCATGCCCGCTTGCAGGGAGCCGTTCTGCTGAAAGCGAAACTTCAGGGCGTGATCGGCTGGGACAAAACCCAATTTCAGGGAGCCAATCTGGGCGGTACGCAGCTCCAGAGCGCCAGCCTGATCGATGCGAACATGCATAAGGCGGACCTGCGCGGAGCCGAGCTTCAAGGAGCGGATCTGAGTTGGGCGAGTCTGCAAAGCGCCGATCTGCGCGGAGCCAACCTGCAGGGCGCGGATCTGAGCGGGGCGAAATTGCAAGGCGCCGATTTACGAGGCGCGGTTTTACAGGGCGCGATCCTGCGCAAGGCCAATCTGCAGGGGGCCGCCATGAGCTATGCGAAGCTTCAGGGCGCCGATCTGGTCCTGGCCGAGCTCGAAACCGCCGATTTGCGCGAGGTGCAGTTCGAAGGGTGCGACTGGTCTCAAGCCAAACTGGACGCCGCTTTCCTGGGCGCCCGATCATTGTCCGAATGGCGTGAGCCGCAGCGGCGCAAGCTGGAAACGACGCTGAAACTGATTCTGGACAACGAAAAATTCAATGAATTTCAGAAACGCATGACGCAGGCCGAGGAAGGTCTGCCGGTCGGCAAAACGGCGAGCCATAAAAGCTGTTACAGCGAGAATTCGGCCTTACTGGCATGCGATTACCGCCGACCGTCGCAATTGGCCGCCTACCGGTCGAAGGCATTGCACCCGAAACTGATCGCCCTGGCGTGCTCGGATACGTCGATTGCCGCAGGAATCGCCCGGCGCGGCTACGAGAATCCCGCCGAGGACGGTCCCGATTCCGGTCTGGCGGCCGCCTTGATCGAAGCGCTGGACTCTTCGAAATCCTGCCCCGGACTGGACGCATTGCCCGAGCC